A window from Hymenobacter volaticus encodes these proteins:
- a CDS encoding polysaccharide deacetylase family protein: MILAKIFTLSAALLFGVSSVSHAQVPTTWNNKQCAVVLTYDDAIDVDLDNVVPALDSLKLRGTFYLIGSSPVVARRLPEWRRAAQRGHELGNHALMHPCDGSLPGRSFVTSDTDLSKYTVSRAVSEIRTTNTLLNAIDGKTARTFAYPCGDLQIGGVKFYDQLKTDFVAARGVTDGLQTPTQVDLTNIDAYSINGQSAEYMLDLVKKAQQSHTLLVFLFHGVGGGHPLNVDLKAHRQLLRYLKAHEKDIWVAPMVEVAQKIKAAQLGASTSKPRE, from the coding sequence ATGATCCTAGCTAAGATTTTTACCTTATCTGCCGCCCTGCTATTCGGAGTTTCCTCTGTTAGCCACGCGCAAGTGCCTACCACCTGGAACAACAAGCAGTGCGCCGTAGTGCTGACGTATGACGATGCCATCGATGTGGATCTGGACAACGTAGTGCCGGCCCTCGACTCGCTGAAGCTGCGGGGTACGTTTTACTTGATTGGGTCGTCACCGGTGGTGGCTCGGCGGCTCCCGGAGTGGCGCCGCGCCGCCCAACGTGGGCACGAGCTAGGCAACCACGCCCTCATGCACCCCTGCGATGGTAGCCTGCCCGGCCGTAGTTTCGTTACCTCCGACACCGACTTAAGCAAGTACACTGTCAGCCGGGCCGTAAGCGAAATACGGACCACTAACACGCTGCTTAACGCTATTGACGGCAAAACCGCCCGCACTTTTGCTTACCCTTGCGGCGACCTGCAAATTGGAGGCGTCAAGTTCTACGACCAATTAAAAACCGATTTCGTAGCAGCACGCGGCGTAACTGATGGCCTACAAACGCCTACGCAAGTAGACCTAACCAACATTGACGCCTACTCCATCAACGGCCAGTCGGCGGAGTATATGCTTGACTTAGTGAAAAAGGCCCAACAGTCGCACACGCTGTTGGTGTTCCTGTTCCACGGGGTGGGTGGTGGCCACCCGCTCAACGTAGACCTGAAGGCACACCGCCAACTGCTCCGCTACCTCAAAGCCCACGAAAAAGATATTTGGGTGGCACCCATGGTAGAAGTGGCTCAAAAGATAAAGGCCGCTCAACTAGGGGCAAGCACCAGTAAGCCACGTGAATAA
- a CDS encoding OmpA family protein: MKRSFWYVVLVLLLAGPVHAQSLTGVWQGVETDTGEPDGVWPAVLRLQKTKGTNLMGVLYQEVGGQPNVSATFQVQGVRTSDGMRLDHVRKLNETGRTPDTYWCEGSMVFTYDASQEKLTGRAAYRPIGNCDVGSFTFYRIKLKSAASVKANTENTLRVTGRNVLWYADADLKQPLTTGNTYRTKLAKTTTFYLTQGYYPTRQSTAVPITIQVTGAGAAPKPTPVPNPAPAPVAADTARPAPAPVVAPTPVVLPKVLFRLGTPELLPEGFPALDQLAGELKARPALKVRVAGHTDKIGEPQKNQTLSEQRAEAVKSYLVKAGIAAERISTAGYGDTRPLYPSPDARNRRVEVEEVKE; encoded by the coding sequence ATGAAACGCAGTTTTTGGTACGTTGTGCTGGTCCTGCTACTGGCAGGGCCAGTGCACGCCCAGTCACTGACGGGCGTATGGCAGGGCGTGGAAACAGATACCGGCGAACCCGATGGCGTGTGGCCGGCGGTACTTCGGTTACAAAAAACCAAAGGCACCAATCTAATGGGGGTGCTGTATCAGGAAGTAGGCGGACAGCCCAATGTGTCGGCTACATTTCAGGTGCAAGGCGTGCGTACTTCGGACGGGATGCGCCTCGACCACGTGCGGAAACTAAACGAAACCGGCCGCACACCCGACACCTATTGGTGCGAAGGCTCAATGGTTTTCACCTATGATGCTAGTCAGGAAAAGCTAACTGGCCGTGCTGCATACCGCCCCATAGGCAATTGCGACGTGGGCTCTTTCACGTTTTACCGCATCAAGCTGAAATCGGCTGCCTCTGTGAAAGCCAACACCGAAAACACCCTGCGGGTAACGGGGCGCAACGTGCTTTGGTACGCCGATGCGGACCTGAAGCAGCCCCTCACGACCGGTAACACCTATCGCACCAAGCTCGCCAAAACCACCACTTTCTACCTCACGCAAGGGTATTACCCCACCCGTCAGAGCACAGCCGTACCCATCACGATTCAAGTAACCGGGGCAGGAGCAGCGCCGAAACCTACTCCTGTTCCCAACCCCGCTCCTGCTCCCGTGGCAGCAGACACAGCCCGCCCCGCACCAGCGCCTGTTGTGGCTCCTACGCCCGTGGTGCTGCCTAAGGTATTGTTTCGATTGGGTACACCCGAGTTGCTGCCCGAAGGCTTTCCCGCACTCGACCAACTGGCTGGTGAATTAAAAGCTAGGCCTGCTTTGAAAGTGCGTGTGGCGGGCCATACCGATAAAATTGGGGAACCCCAGAAGAATCAAACCTTATCGGAGCAGCGGGCCGAGGCCGTGAAATCGTATTTGGTGAAGGCAGGTATTGCCGCCGAACGCATTAGCACTGCGGGCTACGGCGATACGCGCCCCCTTTACCCTTCTCCCGATGCCCGCAACCGGCGAGTGGAAGTGGAAGAGGTCAAAGAGTAA
- a CDS encoding aldo/keto reductase → MSTTITIAQHSTHPLTVNRLGYGTMRLTGPEIWGEPANRPEALQILRTAVESGVTFIDTADYYGEDVTNRLIREALHPYPSNLVICTKVGATRRPDKSWVPYNTPENLRASIDNNLRTLQQEQIQLVHLRLMGHGAVPLDEQLGAMFEMQREGKILHVGLSNVTREELETGLQLGPIATVENMYSYAQRTTVKLAHGTNPGGEEVLDLCEQHGIPLIPFFSLLHALPKELDKIAEIARRHEATPAQINIAWLLHKSAWLLPIPGTSSLAHLRENLQAAAIRLSAEDMAYLG, encoded by the coding sequence TTGAGCACAACCATCACTATTGCCCAACACTCAACCCACCCTCTCACTGTCAACCGCTTAGGCTATGGCACTATGCGCCTGACTGGCCCGGAAATATGGGGTGAGCCGGCCAACCGACCCGAGGCACTGCAAATCCTACGTACCGCCGTGGAATCGGGCGTCACCTTCATCGACACGGCCGACTACTACGGTGAGGACGTCACGAACCGGCTCATCCGCGAGGCATTGCACCCTTACCCATCAAACTTGGTGATTTGCACCAAGGTGGGCGCCACCCGCCGCCCCGATAAAAGCTGGGTGCCGTACAACACGCCCGAAAACCTCCGCGCTAGCATCGACAACAACCTACGCACCCTGCAGCAAGAGCAAATTCAGTTAGTACACCTGCGCCTAATGGGTCACGGCGCGGTACCATTGGACGAGCAGCTGGGCGCTATGTTCGAGATGCAGCGCGAAGGCAAGATTCTGCACGTAGGGCTGAGCAACGTAACCCGCGAGGAACTGGAAACTGGCCTACAGTTAGGCCCCATTGCCACCGTGGAAAACATGTACAGCTACGCCCAGCGCACTACCGTAAAGCTAGCGCATGGTACAAACCCTGGTGGGGAGGAAGTACTGGACCTGTGCGAGCAACACGGTATTCCGCTAATTCCGTTTTTCTCGCTTTTGCACGCGCTGCCCAAGGAGCTAGATAAAATTGCCGAAATAGCCCGCCGACACGAGGCCACGCCCGCCCAAATCAACATTGCCTGGCTGTTGCATAAGTCGGCGTGGCTGCTGCCCATTCCGGGCACGTCTTCGCTGGCGCATCTGCGGGAAAATCTGCAAGCTGCTGCTATCCGTTTGAGTGCCGAGGATATGGCTTACCTAGGATAA
- a CDS encoding PAS domain-containing sensor histidine kinase: MHGFSTLDFLSVFNAMPGAYLLLSPDLVIEAVSETYLIETLTQRENLLGRYVFDVFPDNPAALQANAVRNLRASLEQVRATGQTHVMELQHYDVPDPAHAGKFTERHWLPRNTPVLDAQGQLQHIIHEVVNVTKSIQTDALLRDSQAKERTARADAQAETFARQLVERSEARLRIANQGLEARVVERTQEAQLARAEAERQRARLESLFMQAPAAICILGGEDFVYELVNPAYQQLFPGRELLGKPILAALPEIAEHTVFRTFRQVYNTGDTHQEVGILIPLTRPADGVLEDRYFNYIQQARYNEQGGIDGVIVFAFEVTKQVEAWQMLRATFDSSADMIQAFEAVRDEQGIIVDFRWTLVNSVTVKYYGADLVGKRLLEQNPGVQAAGIFNRFVEVVETGVAQRYEQEYRFEQFSGWFEQSAVRLGDGLVSTTADITTRKQAEQQVLATNEQLRRINIDLDNFIYTASHDLRAPIANIEGLVHAIHAALPDDLECAQTIAPLLTMMQDSVERFKRTIDYLSDVIKLQKEHEESPAPLELAGVVDDVRQDLLPLIQKTGAHLEIDLGSCFTVRFSVKSLRSVVYNLLSNALKYYSPDRPPHVQVRCHQEDQFIVLTVQDNGLGIKQSQQEELFTMFRRFHNHVEGNGIGLYMVKRIVENADGRIEVTSELGRGSTFTVYFRR, translated from the coding sequence GTGCACGGTTTTTCCACGCTTGATTTTCTTTCGGTATTCAATGCCATGCCGGGGGCCTATCTGTTGCTCTCGCCTGACCTAGTTATTGAAGCTGTATCCGAGACGTATCTTATTGAAACGCTGACGCAGCGAGAAAACTTGCTGGGGCGTTACGTATTCGACGTCTTTCCCGATAATCCGGCCGCGCTCCAGGCCAACGCCGTCCGCAACCTGCGGGCCTCATTGGAACAGGTGCGCGCTACCGGCCAAACCCACGTCATGGAATTGCAGCACTACGACGTGCCCGACCCCGCGCACGCCGGCAAGTTCACCGAACGCCATTGGCTGCCGCGCAACACCCCAGTGCTCGACGCGCAGGGCCAGTTGCAGCACATTATCCACGAAGTGGTCAACGTCACGAAGAGCATTCAGACCGATGCACTGCTGCGCGACAGTCAAGCGAAAGAGAGAACAGCCCGCGCCGATGCGCAGGCTGAAACATTTGCGCGGCAGTTAGTAGAACGCAGTGAAGCGCGCCTTCGAATTGCCAATCAAGGGCTTGAAGCCCGCGTGGTCGAACGGACGCAGGAAGCGCAACTGGCTCGGGCAGAGGCTGAGCGTCAGCGTGCCCGGTTGGAGAGTCTATTTATGCAGGCTCCGGCGGCTATCTGCATTCTCGGCGGCGAGGATTTCGTGTATGAATTGGTCAACCCTGCCTACCAGCAACTGTTTCCCGGGCGGGAGCTGCTCGGCAAGCCCATTCTGGCTGCGCTGCCCGAAATTGCCGAGCACACTGTGTTCCGCACCTTTCGCCAGGTCTACAACACCGGCGACACGCATCAGGAAGTAGGCATACTCATTCCGCTAACTCGTCCCGCCGATGGGGTACTGGAAGACCGATACTTCAACTACATTCAACAAGCGCGCTACAACGAGCAAGGCGGCATTGACGGCGTTATTGTGTTTGCGTTTGAAGTAACTAAGCAGGTAGAAGCCTGGCAAATGCTACGCGCCACGTTCGACAGCTCCGCCGACATGATTCAGGCGTTTGAGGCAGTGCGTGATGAGCAAGGCATCATCGTGGATTTCCGCTGGACGCTAGTTAATTCCGTGACCGTGAAGTACTACGGCGCCGACTTGGTAGGCAAGCGGCTGCTAGAACAAAACCCGGGGGTGCAGGCCGCGGGCATTTTCAACCGGTTTGTGGAGGTAGTAGAAACCGGAGTAGCCCAGCGTTACGAGCAGGAATACCGCTTCGAACAATTTAGCGGCTGGTTCGAGCAGTCGGCCGTGCGCCTCGGCGACGGTTTAGTCAGCACCACCGCCGACATCACTACCCGCAAACAGGCCGAGCAACAGGTGCTGGCCACCAATGAGCAGTTGCGGCGCATCAATATCGATCTGGACAACTTCATTTATACGGCTTCTCACGACTTGCGGGCGCCTATTGCCAATATTGAAGGGCTGGTGCACGCCATTCATGCCGCCCTGCCAGATGACTTGGAGTGCGCCCAAACCATAGCCCCACTCCTAACAATGATGCAGGACTCGGTGGAGCGCTTCAAACGCACAATCGACTACCTGAGCGATGTAATAAAGCTGCAGAAAGAGCACGAGGAAAGCCCCGCGCCCCTAGAATTGGCAGGGGTAGTGGATGACGTTCGGCAAGACCTGCTCCCCTTGATCCAGAAAACTGGAGCACACCTAGAAATCGACCTCGGCTCTTGCTTCACTGTGCGGTTCTCGGTCAAAAGCCTGCGTAGCGTCGTGTACAATTTGCTCAGTAACGCGCTCAAATATTACTCTCCCGACCGGCCGCCACATGTGCAGGTTCGCTGCCATCAAGAAGACCAGTTCATTGTTCTAACGGTGCAAGACAACGGACTCGGGATTAAGCAGAGTCAACAAGAAGAGTTGTTTACTATGTTCCGTCGCTTCCACAACCACGTAGAGGGCAATGGTATCGGCTTGTATATGGTGAAGCGCATCGTGGAAAATGCTGATGGCCGGATTGAGGTAACCAGCGAGTTAGGCCGGGGTTCTACCTTCACTGTTTACTTCCGCCGTTAG
- a CDS encoding pyridoxamine 5'-phosphate oxidase family protein, which yields MSRHLLSGEANNYPLRAAYYKLNYIRAPTADKTLKEIATKMANLDIALLTTHTSRGQLSSRPMSNNGDVEYDGNSYYFTFEQSRTVSDITENSQVSLGFSGAQGLYVTIVGTGHLIRHKPTMQQHWVPDLDKWFKDGIDTPGVVLVRVEAKRIKYWRGEDEGELQIK from the coding sequence ATAAGCAGGCACCTACTGAGCGGGGAGGCTAACAACTACCCTCTGCGGGCTGCGTACTACAAGCTCAACTATATCCGCGCCCCCACGGCCGATAAAACGCTGAAGGAGATTGCCACCAAAATGGCTAACCTCGACATTGCCTTGCTTACTACGCATACCAGCCGAGGCCAACTCAGCAGCCGCCCGATGAGCAACAACGGCGACGTGGAGTATGACGGCAACTCGTACTACTTCACCTTCGAACAGTCGCGCACGGTAAGTGACATCACCGAGAATTCGCAGGTAAGTCTTGGGTTCAGCGGTGCGCAGGGGCTGTATGTCACCATTGTGGGCACGGGCCACCTGATTCGGCACAAGCCTACCATGCAGCAACACTGGGTACCCGACCTAGACAAGTGGTTCAAGGACGGTATTGATACGCCCGGCGTGGTTCTAGTACGTGTGGAAGCCAAGCGCATCAAATACTGGCGGGGCGAAGACGAAGGAGAATTACAGATTAAATAA
- a CDS encoding DUF1349 domain-containing protein: MKHNLSFFPAMMGMLLLGSCAENKTPDASAANATAANTSAAAEDTARVSGKPCDIKLANIHFTKAVNGADTLTKVDDKGRMAFRVGEKKDFFCDPNDNKLSNNTAPILLAKVDNTKPFTLVSKVIPGFTEKGLYNAGVLYIYVNDRRWQKHCFEQDERGNHRIVSVRTIGTSDDNNHDVVKSPSAYMKISSDTRTVASYYSLDNKTWQLVRLYKNDYPAEIWMGLSAQCPVDTGTVSYFEEVSLTQNSVTDFRLGN; encoded by the coding sequence ATGAAACACAACCTATCCTTCTTTCCCGCAATGATGGGCATGCTTCTGCTTGGGAGCTGCGCCGAAAACAAAACGCCCGATGCCTCGGCCGCGAATGCTACCGCGGCTAATACAAGCGCCGCTGCGGAGGACACCGCCCGCGTGAGTGGTAAACCGTGCGATATCAAGCTGGCCAACATTCACTTCACCAAAGCTGTCAACGGGGCCGATACCTTGACGAAAGTGGATGACAAGGGTAGAATGGCGTTTCGGGTCGGCGAGAAGAAGGACTTTTTCTGCGACCCTAATGATAATAAACTGTCGAACAACACGGCTCCCATCCTGCTGGCCAAAGTAGATAATACCAAGCCCTTCACGTTGGTGTCGAAAGTTATCCCTGGCTTCACCGAAAAGGGCCTATACAATGCCGGGGTGCTCTATATCTACGTGAACGATAGACGCTGGCAAAAGCACTGCTTCGAGCAGGATGAGCGCGGCAACCACCGGATTGTCTCGGTGCGCACCATCGGCACGTCCGACGACAACAACCATGACGTGGTGAAGTCTCCATCGGCGTACATGAAAATCTCGTCGGACACGCGCACAGTGGCCAGCTACTATTCGCTCGATAACAAGACCTGGCAACTGGTCCGGCTCTATAAGAATGACTACCCCGCCGAAATCTGGATGGGCCTGAGTGCGCAGTGCCCTGTTGATACGGGCACCGTGAGTTATTTCGAGGAGGTTAGCCTAACGCAAAACAGCGTGACCGATTTCCGCCTAGGCAATTAG